From Mycoplasma sp. 2045, a single genomic window includes:
- a CDS encoding ABC-F family ATP-binding cassette domain-containing protein codes for MIEVQNLSKIFSDKKLFENVNLKFTEGNTYGIIGANGAGKSTFLKIVAGDIEPSGGNIVIEKNKRISVLSQDHNAYDDYNVTEVVIMGNTDLYKIKEEKDAIYMDPDATDKDYERAADLEEKYGMLGGWTAENDAQELLSNLHIPKEKWEAPMRELTANQKIKVLLAKALFGNPDILIMDEPTNHLDLRSIRWLENFLIDYPNVVIVVSHDSDFLDAICTHIVDIDYNEAKIYTGNYSFWKQSSELAREMMKQSNLKKEAQIEKLKEFIARFSANASKSRQATSRKKALEKISLDEIKPSNRKYPFVRWEMNRDHGKQILNVEGLTYKNDKGETLFENVSFSLKPGEKMVIVGEDDIAKTKLLECLLGINKPTSGTVEWGQTITPSYFPNENSKYFDTDENILEWISKWPLENKEKENRENDDARMRGFLGRMLFSNDSVFKKVKVTSGGEKARLMFSRMMLLESNFIILDQPLDHLDAESIDSVIEGVKNFKGGAIFTTYNRAFVNQCADVILELQSPTKSFLFRGSLEEYEEIMQDN; via the coding sequence ATGATTGAAGTTCAAAATTTAAGCAAGATTTTTAGTGATAAAAAATTATTTGAAAACGTAAACTTAAAATTCACAGAAGGTAACACTTATGGAATTATCGGTGCTAATGGTGCTGGTAAGTCAACATTTTTAAAAATAGTTGCAGGTGACATTGAACCATCAGGTGGAAATATTGTTATCGAGAAAAACAAACGTATTTCTGTCTTAAGCCAGGATCATAATGCATATGATGATTACAATGTTACTGAAGTTGTAATTATGGGTAACACTGATTTATACAAAATCAAAGAAGAAAAAGATGCAATTTACATGGACCCTGATGCAACTGATAAGGATTATGAAAGAGCAGCCGATTTAGAAGAAAAATATGGTATGTTAGGTGGATGAACAGCAGAAAATGATGCGCAAGAACTTTTAAGTAACTTACATATACCTAAAGAAAAATGAGAAGCTCCAATGAGAGAGCTTACAGCTAATCAAAAAATCAAGGTTCTTTTAGCTAAAGCATTATTTGGAAATCCTGATATTTTAATTATGGATGAGCCAACTAACCACTTAGACCTTAGAAGTATTAGATGACTTGAAAACTTCTTGATTGACTACCCTAACGTTGTTATTGTAGTTAGCCACGACAGTGACTTCTTAGATGCTATCTGTACACATATTGTTGACATTGATTACAATGAAGCAAAAATTTACACAGGTAACTATTCATTCTGAAAACAAAGTTCAGAGTTAGCTAGAGAAATGATGAAGCAATCAAATCTTAAAAAAGAAGCACAAATCGAAAAACTTAAAGAATTCATCGCACGTTTCAGTGCTAATGCATCTAAATCAAGACAAGCTACATCACGTAAGAAAGCTCTTGAAAAAATTTCACTTGATGAAATTAAACCTTCAAATAGAAAATATCCATTCGTTCGTTGAGAAATGAACCGTGATCACGGTAAACAAATTTTAAATGTTGAAGGTTTAACATACAAAAATGATAAAGGTGAAACTTTATTTGAAAACGTATCATTCTCACTGAAACCAGGTGAAAAAATGGTTATTGTTGGAGAAGATGACATTGCTAAAACAAAATTATTAGAATGTTTACTTGGAATTAACAAACCAACTTCAGGAACAGTTGAATGAGGACAAACAATTACACCTTCATACTTCCCTAATGAAAATAGTAAATACTTTGATACAGACGAAAACATTCTTGAATGAATTTCTAAGTGACCACTTGAAAATAAAGAAAAAGAAAACAGAGAAAATGATGATGCTAGAATGCGTGGGTTCTTAGGTCGTATGTTATTTAGTAATGATTCAGTATTCAAAAAAGTTAAAGTAACTAGTGGGGGAGAAAAAGCTAGATTAATGTTCTCAAGAATGATGCTTCTTGAATCTAACTTTATCATCTTAGACCAACCATTAGATCACTTAGATGCTGAAAGTATTGACTCAGTTATTGAAGGTGTTAAAAACTTCAAGGGTGGAGCAATTTTCACAACATATAACAGAGCATTTGTTAACCAATGTGCTGATGTTATTTTAGAACTTCAATCACCTACAAAGAGCTTCTTATTCAGAGGTTCTCTTGAAGAATATGAAGAAATTATGCAAGATAACTAA
- a CDS encoding 16S rRNA (uracil(1498)-N(3))-methyltransferase gives MNRFFVTEKNNDSFVLSKETLKHLQVIRIDTKPFICVYNEEFYECVLDNNAAKIIKKIEQNHEHKYEVVLAMAVIKLDRFEWALQKATELGVTKIIPLKTQYTNHDLLKFNKFSSKYERFKTILQNAAEQSFRNKIPVLTELMTLKQVLNLPIQNKYIAHEKIDISSNLPQPIDSDVILLVGPEGGFSDEEINLAAKNNVKAVSLGSRILRAETAAIFMLSQMKID, from the coding sequence ATGAATAGATTTTTTGTAACAGAGAAAAACAACGACTCTTTTGTTTTATCAAAAGAGACATTAAAACATCTTCAAGTTATCAGAATAGACACAAAACCTTTTATTTGTGTTTATAATGAAGAATTTTATGAATGTGTATTAGATAATAATGCTGCGAAAATAATTAAAAAAATAGAACAAAATCATGAACATAAATACGAAGTTGTTCTTGCAATGGCTGTAATTAAGTTAGATCGTTTTGAATGAGCGCTACAAAAAGCTACAGAACTTGGAGTTACAAAAATAATTCCACTAAAAACTCAATACACAAATCACGACTTGCTTAAATTTAATAAATTTAGCTCAAAATATGAAAGATTTAAAACTATTTTGCAAAATGCAGCTGAGCAATCATTTAGAAATAAAATTCCAGTTTTAACTGAATTAATGACATTAAAACAAGTGTTAAATCTGCCAATTCAAAATAAATATATAGCGCATGAAAAAATTGATATTTCATCAAACTTACCACAACCAATTGATAGTGATGTTATTTTATTAGTTGGACCTGAAGGTGGTTTTTCAGATGAAGAAATCAATTTAGCTGCAAAAAATAATGTAAAAGCTGTTTCATTAGGTTCAAGAATTTTAAGAGCAGAAACAGCAGCAATTTTCATGTTATCACAAATGAAAATTGATTAA
- the rplM gene encoding 50S ribosomal protein L13, whose amino-acid sequence MRQTTIVNTQQANKKWYVIDAEGQVLGRLAAQVASILRGKNKPTFTPNADMGDFVIIVNAEKVVLTAKKEENKIYYSHSGYPGGLKSITAAKLRVKRPTALIEKAVSGMIPHTKLGNKQRRSLFVYAGPNHKHEAQQPERLEVK is encoded by the coding sequence GTGAGACAAACAACAATAGTTAATACTCAACAAGCTAACAAAAAATGATATGTTATTGATGCTGAAGGACAAGTATTAGGGCGTTTAGCTGCTCAAGTTGCATCAATTTTAAGAGGGAAAAACAAACCTACATTTACACCTAACGCAGATATGGGTGACTTTGTTATCATCGTAAATGCAGAAAAAGTAGTTTTAACAGCTAAAAAAGAAGAAAACAAAATTTACTACTCACACTCAGGATACCCAGGTGGATTAAAAAGCATTACAGCAGCAAAATTAAGAGTTAAAAGACCTACAGCTTTAATTGAAAAAGCAGTAAGTGGAATGATTCCTCACACAAAATTAGGAAACAAACAACGTCGTAGTTTATTTGTGTATGCTGGACCAAACCACAAACACGAAGCTCAACAACCAGAAAGATTAGAGGTTAAATAA
- the rpsI gene encoding 30S ribosomal protein S9, producing the protein MAKETVMYRGLGRRKSSVARVRLTPGKGKFVINNREAREYLTSDIYLKDANQPFVLTDTFGTFDVSVNVSGGGLSGQAGAIRLGIARALLEANPEYRSALKVAGMLTRDARAKERKKPGLRAARRARQFSKR; encoded by the coding sequence ATGGCTAAAGAAACAGTTATGTACCGTGGATTAGGAAGAAGAAAATCTTCAGTTGCTCGTGTTAGATTAACACCAGGTAAAGGTAAATTTGTTATTAACAACCGTGAAGCTAGAGAATACTTAACATCTGACATTTACTTAAAAGATGCTAACCAACCTTTTGTTTTAACAGATACATTTGGAACATTTGATGTTAGTGTAAACGTAAGTGGTGGTGGTCTTAGTGGTCAAGCAGGTGCTATTAGATTAGGTATTGCACGTGCTTTATTAGAAGCTAACCCTGAATATCGTTCAGCTTTAAAAGTAGCTGGAATGCTTACAAGAGATGCTCGTGCTAAAGAACGTAAAAAACCAGGTTTACGTGCAGCACGTCGTGCAAGACAATTCTCAAAACGTTAA
- a CDS encoding ribose-phosphate pyrophosphokinase: protein MNKDQTVIFGMHNSEKLAKKISELVNIPLSKATRTVYSDGEAMWVAEETVRNKDVYIIASTSKPVNDNLIELLLFIDSLKRASAGSINVCLSYYGYARQDRKASGRQPIGAKLVANLLQVAGATRMICVDLHNPSIQGFFDIPVDDLRAQYPLALALRKLNTSFTVVSPDHGGTVRARKLAELIANTIKITIIDKRRNADNQTEVMGIIGDIKGQNAVIVDDIIDTGGTIKKAAQTLKDNGANKIIVVATHGVFSKGFDIFENDPNIEKVIVTDSIDNNELLEKYSKLQIVSLGEFIGKVINASLNGGSITNVYAEIKEQINNYNDEK, encoded by the coding sequence ATGAATAAAGATCAAACAGTTATTTTTGGTATGCATAATTCAGAAAAATTAGCAAAAAAGATTTCTGAACTTGTTAATATACCACTTTCAAAAGCGACAAGAACAGTTTATTCTGATGGTGAAGCCATGTGAGTAGCTGAAGAAACTGTTAGAAACAAAGATGTTTACATCATTGCTTCAACGTCAAAACCTGTAAATGATAATTTAATAGAATTATTGTTATTTATTGACTCACTTAAAAGAGCAAGTGCAGGTTCGATTAATGTATGCTTAAGCTACTATGGATATGCTCGTCAAGATAGAAAAGCATCAGGAAGACAACCAATTGGAGCTAAATTAGTTGCTAATTTACTTCAAGTAGCAGGTGCTACTAGAATGATTTGTGTTGACTTACATAACCCTTCGATTCAAGGGTTCTTTGATATTCCTGTTGATGATTTAAGAGCACAATATCCACTTGCATTAGCATTGAGAAAACTTAATACATCATTCACAGTTGTATCTCCAGACCACGGTGGAACTGTAAGAGCTAGAAAACTTGCTGAATTAATAGCAAACACAATTAAAATTACAATTATAGACAAGAGAAGAAATGCTGATAACCAAACTGAAGTAATGGGTATTATTGGTGATATCAAAGGTCAAAACGCAGTTATTGTGGACGATATTATTGATACAGGTGGAACAATTAAAAAAGCGGCACAAACATTAAAAGATAATGGGGCTAATAAAATTATTGTTGTTGCAACACATGGTGTGTTTTCAAAAGGGTTTGATATTTTTGAAAATGACCCTAACATTGAAAAAGTTATTGTTACAGACAGTATTGATAACAATGAATTACTAGAAAAATACTCAAAATTACAAATTGTTTCATTAGGTGAATTTATAGGAAAAGTGATTAATGCATCTCTAAATGGTGGAAGCATTACAAATGTATACGCAGAAATAAAGGAACAAATAAATAATTACAATGATGAGAAGTAA
- the rsmG gene encoding 16S rRNA (guanine(527)-N(7))-methyltransferase RsmG, producing the protein MRSKELVRELCIKNNWDFSLFEAYVNLIEEKNKVMNLTGFSDERLWNEGIYESLVFMVEITKDLQGGTILDIGAGAGFPSIPYVLTKPKNKVVIYEPLLKRVNFLNEVIEKLNLSDYVTVYKYRAEDVKETNQFDIVTARAVATVKALSMAALHLVKVNGSLSLLKGKKANEELNDAKSVLKDVKVQYLVKPFIDENIDRENYIVSIKKLENTPKRFPYLWKDIKKVN; encoded by the coding sequence ATGAGAAGTAAAGAACTTGTTAGAGAATTATGCATTAAAAATAACTGAGATTTTAGCTTATTTGAAGCTTATGTTAATCTAATTGAAGAGAAAAACAAAGTTATGAATTTAACTGGTTTTTCAGATGAAAGACTTTGAAATGAAGGTATTTACGAATCTTTAGTATTTATGGTTGAAATCACTAAAGACTTACAAGGTGGAACTATTTTAGACATTGGAGCTGGAGCAGGTTTCCCATCAATTCCATATGTGTTAACAAAGCCTAAAAACAAAGTAGTTATATATGAACCACTTTTAAAAAGAGTTAACTTCTTAAATGAAGTTATTGAGAAGTTAAATTTATCAGATTATGTAACTGTTTACAAATATAGAGCTGAAGATGTAAAGGAAACTAATCAATTTGATATTGTTACAGCAAGAGCTGTAGCAACTGTAAAAGCTTTAAGTATGGCTGCTTTACACTTAGTTAAAGTTAATGGTTCATTATCTTTATTAAAAGGTAAAAAAGCTAACGAAGAACTTAATGATGCAAAGAGCGTTTTAAAAGATGTTAAAGTTCAATATTTGGTAAAACCTTTTATTGATGAGAATATTGATAGAGAAAATTACATTGTCTCAATTAAGAAATTAGAAAATACACCAAAAAGATTTCCTTATTTATGAAAAGATATTAAGAAGGTTAATTAA
- the der gene encoding ribosome biogenesis GTPase Der, which produces MRNTVAIVGKPNVGKSTFFNKLVGRKVSIVHDEPGVTRDRLYERIVWTGHEIKIIDTGGIEIENRPFQEQIQIQAKIAIEEADAIIFLFDGTSEITNDDLFIMNILRRSKKPIIAVANKLEDTQQFDYSWYSLGVDHIYPISALHGEGIGDVLTKCIEVLDYSDPEEIDAFNLAIIGKPNAGKSSLLNNLAKEERSIVSDIAGTTRDSVTSLIDIDGKTYNVIDTAGITKKSKLVESVDHYALMRAMNSLSEADLSLIVIDASQEEVSHFDSRIIGYALDNEKPVIIVINKWDLIEKETNTMAEYEKRLRNKFHFVPWVPFVFISAKYNQRLNKLYDTINLVRTNLERQIKPSLLSNLILETQIIQPAIPFNGGRLNIYFARQEKAKIPTFTFFVNNKKYLHFSYQRFLENQLRQTFDFRGCPIKMNFKNKKDAIE; this is translated from the coding sequence ATGCGTAATACAGTTGCAATTGTAGGGAAACCAAATGTAGGGAAAAGTACTTTTTTTAATAAGCTTGTAGGAAGAAAAGTTTCTATTGTGCACGATGAACCTGGTGTTACACGTGACAGACTTTACGAACGTATTGTTTGAACTGGTCACGAAATTAAAATCATTGACACTGGTGGAATTGAAATTGAAAACAGACCATTCCAAGAACAAATTCAAATACAAGCTAAAATCGCTATTGAAGAAGCTGATGCAATCATCTTCTTATTTGATGGAACTAGTGAAATTACAAATGATGACTTATTCATTATGAACATTTTACGTAGATCTAAAAAGCCAATCATTGCTGTAGCTAACAAACTTGAAGACACACAACAATTTGATTACTCTTGATATAGTTTAGGAGTTGATCACATTTATCCAATTTCAGCTCTTCACGGAGAAGGGATCGGGGATGTTTTAACTAAATGTATTGAAGTTTTAGATTATTCTGACCCTGAAGAAATCGATGCATTTAATTTAGCTATTATTGGAAAACCTAACGCAGGTAAATCTTCGCTTCTAAACAATTTAGCTAAAGAGGAGCGTTCAATTGTTTCAGATATTGCCGGTACAACCCGTGATTCAGTTACATCATTAATTGATATTGATGGAAAAACATACAATGTTATTGATACTGCTGGTATAACTAAGAAGTCAAAATTAGTTGAATCAGTTGATCACTATGCACTTATGCGTGCTATGAACTCACTTTCAGAAGCTGATTTATCACTTATCGTTATTGACGCTTCACAAGAAGAAGTTTCACACTTTGATTCAAGAATTATCGGTTATGCATTAGATAATGAAAAACCAGTTATCATTGTAATTAACAAGTGAGACTTAATCGAAAAAGAAACAAACACAATGGCTGAATATGAAAAAAGACTTAGAAACAAATTCCACTTTGTTCCATGAGTTCCATTTGTATTTATTTCAGCTAAATACAATCAAAGATTAAACAAACTTTATGACACAATTAACTTAGTTAGAACAAACTTAGAGCGTCAAATCAAACCATCATTATTATCAAACTTGATCTTAGAAACTCAAATTATTCAACCTGCTATTCCATTCAATGGTGGTAGATTAAATATCTACTTTGCAAGACAAGAAAAAGCAAAAATTCCTACATTCACTTTCTTTGTTAACAATAAAAAATACTTACACTTCTCATATCAAAGATTCCTTGAAAATCAATTGCGTCAAACATTTGATTTTAGAGGTTGTCCTATTAAAATGAACTTCAAAAACAAGAAAGATGCTATTGAATAA
- the cmk gene encoding (d)CMP kinase, producing MRKVNIAIDGPNGVGKSTVSKNLAQRLDYTFINSGSVYRAITLNALEHNILTTDTAGVIKSLETINIELLPNDITLLDGNDISLKIRADYISKVTPTVAKIPEVRAFVVKFIQHMTLRHKGYIIDGRDTTFRILPHAEVKIFLWATPEVRAQRRYEQNKMLGYNTNYQEVLKEVELRDQQDIHREVDPLHKTEDAIYIDCTELTTEEVENKIIDIVNQKLKAKKEQNA from the coding sequence ATGAGAAAAGTTAATATAGCTATTGATGGTCCAAACGGCGTTGGTAAATCAACTGTTTCTAAAAATCTTGCTCAAAGATTAGATTACACTTTTATTAACAGTGGTTCAGTTTATAGAGCAATCACATTAAATGCTCTTGAACACAATATTTTAACGACTGATACAGCAGGTGTAATTAAATCTCTTGAAACAATCAACATTGAGTTATTGCCTAACGATATAACTTTATTAGATGGAAATGATATCTCACTCAAAATTAGAGCTGACTATATTTCAAAAGTTACTCCTACTGTGGCTAAAATTCCTGAAGTTAGAGCATTTGTTGTTAAATTTATTCAACATATGACTTTAAGACACAAGGGTTACATCATTGATGGAAGAGATACAACTTTCAGAATTCTACCTCACGCTGAAGTTAAAATTTTCTTATGAGCTACACCAGAAGTCAGAGCGCAAAGAAGATATGAACAAAACAAAATGTTAGGTTACAACACAAACTACCAAGAGGTTTTAAAAGAAGTTGAATTACGTGATCAACAAGATATCCATAGAGAAGTTGATCCATTACATAAAACAGAAGATGCTATTTATATTGATTGTACTGAACTAACAACTGAAGAAGTTGAAAACAAAATTATTGATATTGTTAACCAAAAATTAAAAGCAAAGAAGGAACAAAATGCGTAA
- the ftsY gene encoding signal recognition particle-docking protein FtsY: MGFFKNLVNKVFNRKPKDVEQVQEELDKKEHKKIITSEKFKKYEQGLNSSASFGKKLLELQNRHVKLDEDFFDEFEELLIMSDINASLVDVMVERIKQEIRLNNIDDPKMIGEIVADQMFTIYTNNSVVNTNLNYEVGRLNVFVFVGVNGSGKTTSIAKIANKYVKEGKKVLIAAADTFRAGAVDQLGIWAQRIGAEIVKPAHEGADPSSVVYQAVSKAKEENYDLLIIDTAGRLQNKVNLMKELEKMIGVIRKFEPSAPHESLLVLDATTGQNGLSQARNFKEIANLTGIILTKMDGTSKGGIVLSIKDEYDLDVKYVGLGEKLDDLQEFDLELFIYQMTKALIDNEQ; the protein is encoded by the coding sequence ATGGGATTTTTTAAAAATTTAGTAAATAAGGTTTTCAATAGAAAACCTAAAGATGTTGAACAAGTTCAAGAAGAATTAGACAAAAAAGAGCATAAGAAAATAATCACAAGTGAGAAATTTAAGAAATATGAACAAGGTTTAAATTCTTCTGCATCATTTGGAAAAAAACTTTTAGAGCTACAAAATAGACACGTAAAACTTGATGAAGACTTTTTTGATGAGTTTGAAGAGTTATTGATTATGTCTGATATTAATGCTTCATTAGTTGATGTTATGGTAGAAAGAATTAAGCAAGAAATTAGATTAAACAATATCGACGATCCAAAAATGATTGGAGAAATTGTTGCTGATCAAATGTTTACAATTTACACAAACAACTCAGTTGTTAATACAAACCTAAACTATGAAGTTGGCAGATTAAATGTTTTTGTTTTTGTTGGTGTTAATGGATCAGGTAAAACAACTTCTATTGCTAAAATAGCAAACAAATATGTTAAAGAAGGCAAAAAAGTTTTAATTGCTGCTGCTGATACTTTCAGGGCCGGTGCTGTTGATCAATTAGGCATTTGAGCACAAAGAATTGGCGCAGAAATTGTTAAACCTGCTCACGAAGGAGCTGATCCTTCTAGTGTTGTTTATCAAGCAGTTTCTAAAGCTAAAGAAGAAAATTATGATTTATTAATCATCGACACTGCCGGTAGATTGCAAAATAAAGTTAACCTTATGAAAGAGCTTGAAAAAATGATTGGTGTTATTAGAAAATTTGAACCTTCAGCTCCACATGAATCATTATTAGTTCTTGATGCAACCACAGGTCAAAATGGATTATCTCAAGCAAGAAACTTCAAAGAAATTGCTAACTTAACTGGTATTATTCTTACTAAAATGGATGGAACATCAAAAGGTGGAATTGTTTTATCAATTAAAGATGAATATGATCTTGATGTTAAATATGTTGGTTTAGGTGAAAAACTAGATGACTTACAAGAATTTGATCTTGAATTATTTATTTATCAAATGACAAAAGCATTAATTGATAATGAACAATAA
- a CDS encoding sigma factor-like helix-turn-helix DNA-binding protein, which yields MNNKSLENVIKYTELFDKYGNLLTQNQQQVFKLYYEQDLSYAEVAEVMATSRQAATDAVNKAIHNLLKIEEKMNKM from the coding sequence ATGAACAATAAGTCATTAGAAAACGTAATTAAATACACAGAGTTATTTGATAAATATGGTAATTTATTAACTCAAAATCAACAACAAGTTTTTAAGTTATATTATGAACAAGATTTATCATATGCAGAAGTTGCTGAAGTGATGGCCACAAGTAGACAAGCTGCAACTGATGCAGTTAATAAAGCAATTCATAATTTGCTTAAAATTGAGGAAAAAATGAACAAAATGTAG
- a CDS encoding DNA topoisomerase subunit B, protein MSEVKKEHNYDASNIQFLEGLEHVRKRPGMYIGSTSKSGLHHLIWEIVDNSVDEAMAGFANRIDIIITQDNSIIVEDNGRGIPVDTHARFGISALEVVLTKLNAGGKFESNAYKVSGGLHGVGASVVNALSDSFKAWVKRNGNLYYAEFANGGKTIKSTEVIEKLTNPNETGTKIQFHPDYSVMEELPFDKEIILDHAKQIAHLNKGLYVSVSDYRDNTHYEFLYENGIIDYVHELSDGYKPVTPVIYADGEFAVKNNKDEDVVIGVEVGMQYLSDLYRGNIISYTNNISTHEGGSHVSGFYDALMRLINNYAIEKGVIKSESDKFTRDDLIEGVTAVISIKHPDPEFEGQTKGKLGSKDARQAVNRVFSPILERFLNENPADAKKIIEIASMAKKGRLASNAARENARRKNVFESGGLPGKLADCTSKNPEISELYIVEGNSAGGSAKMGRDRKTQAILPLRGKIINVEKSRQEKVLSSEEISSLMTAIGTGWGETFNINKLRYHKIVIMTDADVDGAHIRTLLLTFFYRYFRPLIEYGFIYIAQPPLYKIQQNKFVEYAFNDNQKDEIIATLNPSQKITIQRYKGLGEMDPEQLWETTMDPERRKMLQVQIEDIYKSDSIFETLMGERVEPRREFIQKNAKYVKNIDL, encoded by the coding sequence ATGTCTGAAGTTAAAAAAGAGCATAATTATGATGCAAGTAATATTCAGTTTTTAGAAGGATTAGAACACGTTAGAAAAAGACCTGGTATGTACATTGGGTCAACATCTAAATCAGGTTTACACCACTTAATTTGAGAGATTGTAGATAACTCTGTCGATGAAGCTATGGCTGGTTTTGCCAATAGAATTGATATTATCATTACACAAGATAACTCAATTATTGTTGAAGATAATGGTCGTGGAATTCCTGTTGATACCCACGCAAGATTTGGAATTAGTGCACTTGAGGTTGTTTTAACAAAACTTAATGCTGGTGGTAAATTCGAATCTAATGCATATAAAGTTTCTGGTGGACTTCACGGGGTTGGGGCCAGTGTTGTTAATGCTTTATCAGACTCATTTAAAGCTTGAGTTAAAAGAAACGGAAACTTATACTATGCAGAGTTTGCTAATGGTGGAAAAACTATTAAGTCAACAGAAGTTATTGAAAAACTTACTAACCCAAATGAAACAGGAACAAAAATTCAATTCCATCCTGACTATTCAGTTATGGAAGAATTACCATTTGATAAAGAAATTATTTTAGACCACGCGAAACAAATTGCACACCTTAACAAAGGTTTATATGTTTCAGTATCTGACTACAGAGATAACACACACTATGAATTCTTATATGAAAATGGAATTATTGACTACGTACATGAATTAAGCGACGGTTACAAACCAGTTACACCTGTTATTTATGCAGATGGAGAATTTGCTGTTAAAAATAATAAAGATGAGGATGTTGTTATTGGTGTTGAAGTCGGTATGCAATACTTATCTGATTTATATCGTGGAAACATTATTTCATATACAAACAACATTTCAACACATGAAGGTGGTTCTCACGTTTCTGGTTTCTATGATGCTTTAATGCGTTTAATTAATAACTATGCAATTGAAAAAGGTGTTATTAAATCTGAAAGTGACAAATTTACTCGTGACGATTTAATCGAAGGTGTTACAGCAGTTATCTCAATCAAACACCCTGATCCAGAATTTGAAGGACAAACAAAGGGGAAATTAGGTTCAAAAGATGCTCGTCAAGCTGTTAACAGAGTGTTTAGTCCAATTTTAGAAAGATTCTTAAACGAAAACCCTGCTGATGCTAAGAAAATTATTGAAATTGCATCTATGGCTAAAAAAGGACGTTTAGCTTCTAATGCAGCTAGAGAAAATGCAAGAAGAAAAAATGTTTTCGAATCAGGTGGATTACCAGGTAAATTAGCTGACTGTACATCTAAAAATCCTGAAATTTCTGAATTATATATTGTCGAAGGGAACTCAGCTGGTGGTTCGGCTAAAATGGGTAGAGATAGAAAAACTCAAGCTATCTTACCATTAAGAGGGAAAATTATTAACGTTGAAAAATCTCGTCAAGAAAAAGTTCTTTCTTCAGAAGAAATTTCATCATTAATGACAGCTATTGGTACAGGTTGAGGAGAAACATTTAACATCAACAAATTAAGATACCACAAGATTGTTATTATGACTGACGCCGACGTCGATGGTGCTCACATTAGAACTTTATTATTAACATTCTTCTACAGATACTTTAGACCTTTAATTGAGTATGGATTTATTTACATAGCTCAACCTCCTTTATACAAAATTCAACAAAATAAATTTGTTGAATACGCTTTCAACGATAATCAAAAAGATGAAATAATCGCAACATTAAACCCTAGTCAAAAAATTACAATTCAACGTTACAAAGGGCTTGGAGAAATGGATCCTGAACAACTATGAGAAACAACTATGGATCCTGAACGTAGAAAAATGCTTCAAGTGCAAATTGAAGATATTTACAAATCAGATTCAATTTTTGAAACCTTAATGGGCGAAAGAGTTGAACCGAGAAGAGAATTTATTCAAAAGAATGCAAAATACGTAAAAAATATCGATTTATAA